Below is a genomic region from candidate division KSB1 bacterium.
ATATTACTTTCCAGTGGAGTATTATAAGCGAGGGACTAAACAACAGTATACATACGGACGGTAAACACAGCATGGGAATGCTCCTCGGCAGGAATGCCGCCACAAATATCTCTGTACATCACAATCTCTTTGCACACCACCGCGGGCGCCAACCATTAGTACAAAACGGAGCTACTACGGAGGTAATTAATAACATCGTTTACAATTGGCAGAACAAAGCCACGGATCTGGAAGGCTCGGCACATGTAAACTTAATTGGTAATCTTTATAAGCCCGGTGCTGATACGCCTACAGAAGATGGGCCGAAGAGAAAGGGTGTGTTCATTCAGAATGATAAAGGATTATCGGTTTATGTCAGCGGGAATATCGGTCCCGGTCGACCGACAAATACGGGAGATGATTGGCTGATTACCGATGGGGATGAACAGTATCGTTCTTTAACCCCGGCGGTTTCTCCTTCCGGGATTACAACATATCCTGTGGAGCAAATTTTTGATTTGATTTTGGCAAACGCTGGCGCAATTTCACCTACTAGGGATGCGGTAGATGTGCGTATTGTAAAATCGGTACGCGATGGTATTGGAAGGGTCATCGATTCCCAGGATGAAGTTGGAGGCTGGCCTGAATTGGCCCACGGTACGCCGCCGGTAGATACTGATCATGATGGCATGCCGGATGCGTGGGAAAAATCCCGTGGTCTTGATCCTAACGATGCGAGAGACGGAGGCTTGGATCGGGATGGTGACGGCTACACAAACATCGAAGAATATCTCAACGGTTTAATTCAATGATCCGGGATAAATGGATAATTGGTGACTTCCTCTATCTACCAATGTTAGAGTTAACTTGAATAATTAAAAGAACTCTTGTTTGATTCTCAATGCTTTTCATAACGGATTTAATTCATAAGTGCTGCCTCATATATTTTCTCTAACCTTAGAGCAGCACTGGAGGCCAGAAAATTTGATAGGGCGTATTCATAATTACATATGGAGATCCTTTTATATAATTTTTTGTCCACAAATATCTGTTCAATTAAATTGGCAAGCACCTTTGGTTCCTTGCTGGTTACAGCGAAACCATGTTTTCCATTCTCGAAAAAATCTGCTATTCCTCCAACCGGTCTTGTTATAACGGGTAATCCGAAGGCCATCGATTCACATATTGTGTTTGGTAAACCTTCACCATAATAAGTAGGGAAGCAATAAATGTGCGCGCTTTTGAATAAGTTAGTCTTTTCTTCTCCAACTACGTAGCCGGTAAATGTGACATTTGGAATTGAATGTTTGGCTACGAAAGATCTGGCTTTATTCAATTCATTCCCATCACCAGCAATGATAAGCTCAAACATAGGGTATTTGTGTTGTAAGAGTGAAAAAGCCTCTATCGTTTCATATAGCCCCTTCTCTCTAACCAATCGTGCCAGAAAAAGAATACGCCATTTTTTGGACTTTCCCCTGTTTGCAATAGCCTTATTTATATCAAAATCTCTTAGCGCTTCATCATCAACTACCATGCCCTCACAATAAATTTTTTGAGAAACTCTCCATGACTCGAGTACTTCCTTAAACTCCACAGCCAATACAATAAAGACATTTGCTTTACCATACAGAAATTTGAATAACCAAAGCCCATACCGCTGAATGGTCGATTCAAAGGGCTTTTGCCAGCCATGAAAAAAAACAACCACTTTTTTCCCCAGAAGCTTTCCTAATAAAGCAAAAATACCGTCTCGCATAAATGCTTTGAAATCAAGTGAAGGGTTGGTGTGAATAACATCATGATCATTTGTTCTTAAAGTCTTTACAAAGCGGTAGTAGTCTGAAATTGCTCGGAATAGCAGCGGAATAACTCCATCTTGCTCTTCGGCCCTTTTTCCAATAATAAAGTGCTGTACAGGAATTTGAAACTTGTCTTTCAACTTCGCATAATGCGCTGCAACGCCGCCAGGGTCTTTAAAATCCGGATGTGTGATTAATACATTCATAAAGAAAAAGTATCCTCTTTTGCATAAGCACTTTTATGCGATTCCGTTTTGATTTCTGCCCTTTTTGACTGTCTCATTTTATAAACTCCAAATAGAGCAACAAACATAAAAAGAAAGGCAATATTGGTCTCTTTGATTTCTGTGACAGAATGCCCCGCTCCTTCAACAGAATATTCAATAAATTTGCTCACTAAATAATTACCCAAAAAAAGACTTCCCAGAAAAATAGGGACGATGGGAAAATTTAATTTGATAAGAAAATTTTTGATAGAGGAATTGTACTTTGCTAAGAGTGGGATGATGAGGCAAAAACTTAGCCAGAATAGTGAAAATAATCGATCAATGTTGATTAGTTTTTGCCAAAAGTCTTTGCTTTCACCTGATTCAGTACTGCCATGGAACCACTTTAGATTATGAATATTTATTTCATTTTGTACATTGTATTCGGCCAGATTATCCGGTGTTTCCAGGTTTAAAATCCTTTGTCCCCAACTTATTTCTTCCATGCAACCGATGAAAAAAACAAAACCGAGTAATAAATAAAAGATATTCTGTCGCAGCATTAGCTTTAGAGTCTTTTTTCTTCTATAGTTATAGAGAATTGTCAGACCAAAGAATATGGAGGTCATTACAAAAAATAAAGCTCCCAGAGTTTCGAAGATACCATCTTCATCGGTTAAGGAATGGATCTTTTTATCGCCTAAAAACAATGTCAGATAAGTTAATAGCATAAGAATTGAAATTATAAGCGGAACCCCCAGTTTCGTTAATTTTCTGTTCATAATTCTTTACCTCTAAAAGTAACGTAAATAAAATCTACAAAATTTTCCGGGATACGGTTAAGTAAGTCCAGCCGGTTAGTTTCTGAAAAGAGGGGTTATCAAATCTTTCTAGCATTTTGGACATCTTAATATTCATTCGATTAAGCATGGCCATTCTATAGGTCTTCATAATTCCGTGCGTGTGTATTAAACCGGAGATTTTTTTCAAATCTTTTTTTGATAAAATGGTATCCACCTCGCTTATGTCAAAGTAGTGCATTTTGTATAGCCTGTGGATGACTTTATCCACTTTCAGTACTCCGTAAACCAACGACTTCATAAACATGTACATGGGACTATGGTGCCACAACTTTCGGTAAATATTAAATACAGAATGTTTACTGGGGACAGAGAGGATCAAATAACCATCAGGTTTTAAGATCCTGCTTATTTCAGTTATCGCGTCTGCGTATGAGTTGATATATTGAATGACGCCTAAAC
It encodes:
- a CDS encoding pectate lyase, with product MILLNHKFALQIFYTAFLLISLFNTINCKNLGTNSAISDISSIFDELPAFSGAEGFGSTTSGGRGGRVIEVINLNEDGTGSFRAACKITGPRIIVFRMGGTILLDSNITIEDPYITIAGQSAPGDGILIRGAGILIRTHDVIIRGLRIRVGDDSNGPVPSERDGITIANPEDPPYNIIIDHCSISWAVDENVSTWRECNNITFQWSIISEGLNNSIHTDGKHSMGMLLGRNAATNISVHHNLFAHHRGRQPLVQNGATTEVINNIVYNWQNKATDLEGSAHVNLIGNLYKPGADTPTEDGPKRKGVFIQNDKGLSVYVSGNIGPGRPTNTGDDWLITDGDEQYRSLTPAVSPSGITTYPVEQIFDLILANAGAISPTRDAVDVRIVKSVRDGIGRVIDSQDEVGGWPELAHGTPPVDTDHDGMPDAWEKSRGLDPNDARDGGLDRDGDGYTNIEEYLNGLIQ
- a CDS encoding glycosyltransferase family 4 protein — encoded protein: MNVLITHPDFKDPGGVAAHYAKLKDKFQIPVQHFIIGKRAEEQDGVIPLLFRAISDYYRFVKTLRTNDHDVIHTNPSLDFKAFMRDGIFALLGKLLGKKVVVFFHGWQKPFESTIQRYGLWLFKFLYGKANVFIVLAVEFKEVLESWRVSQKIYCEGMVVDDEALRDFDINKAIANRGKSKKWRILFLARLVREKGLYETIEAFSLLQHKYPMFELIIAGDGNELNKARSFVAKHSIPNVTFTGYVVGEEKTNLFKSAHIYCFPTYYGEGLPNTICESMAFGLPVITRPVGGIADFFENGKHGFAVTSKEPKVLANLIEQIFVDKKLYKRISICNYEYALSNFLASSAALRLEKIYEAALMN
- a CDS encoding class I SAM-dependent methyltransferase encodes the protein MLNQSQAVKNRFDHESQEWFDNYNNEPKSIFQFDLQLRKELVLETVLDLAQENEFSRVVEIGCGSCNVIGEIPLKGSQKVGVDLSNKMLETGKKNYSGIALINGDTNFLPFKDDQFDMVLCLGVIQYINSYADAITEISRILKPDGYLILSVPSKHSVFNIYRKLWHHSPMYMFMKSLVYGVLKVDKVIHRLYKMHYFDISEVDTILSKKDLKKISGLIHTHGIMKTYRMAMLNRMNIKMSKMLERFDNPSFQKLTGWTYLTVSRKIL